The Candidatus Neomarinimicrobiota bacterium region CTACATAAACGGAGGTTATATATTGAAACGATCACTCAAATTATCACTGATACTGATAATCTTTCTGCTATCACTATCGTGTTCGCAACAGGCAGCAAAAGAGACTCTGATGCCCGCAAACCCGTCTGTCGAGCAGCTTAACCAGCTCTTTCACGACGACTGGGAATCAACGCTGAAGGAATATCCCGTCTTCGCCACAACGCTCGGCGACCGCCGCTACAGCGATAAACTCACACCTATCTCCGTGGCGGACAGCGAGAGAAGGATAGAGGAAAACAGAGTATTCCTCTCCCGGCTGATGAGGATAGACCGGGACGCGCTCCCAACCGCCGATAAACTTAACTACGACATATATAAACGTCTTATCGAGGACGGCATCGAGGGTGGTCAGTTCAAAGGATATCTCATGCCGATAACCAACCGGAGCGGGTTCCACGTCTCCTTTCCGCAGCTGGCGGACCGTGTGCCGTTCAACAACGTGGAGGATTACGAGAATTATATCGCCCGTCTGAACGCTTTTAGCAATTACGCCGATTCTCACATCGAACTGATGCGTACGGGAATCGCCGAGGGATACGTCCTCCCGGGGATCGTTCTTCAGGGAATCGAAGACGCTATCGAGGCGCATATAGTTGAAGACCCTACGGAAAGCCTTCTCTACAAGCCTTTCGAGAAATATCCTAAAGGCATAGACGAAGCCGAGCAGGAACGTTTGACCGCAGCCGGTTCAGAGGCGATAACGAATTCGATCGTTCCCGGTTTCAGATCGTTCCTCAGATTTATGACGGAAGAATATCTGCCCGCAACACGCGAAGAAATTGCCGCCTCCTCCCTGCCGAACGGAAAAGC contains the following coding sequences:
- a CDS encoding DUF885 domain-containing protein; this encodes MKRSLKLSLILIIFLLSLSCSQQAAKETLMPANPSVEQLNQLFHDDWESTLKEYPVFATTLGDRRYSDKLTPISVADSERRIEENRVFLSRLMRIDRDALPTADKLNYDIYKRLIEDGIEGGQFKGYLMPITNRSGFHVSFPQLADRVPFNNVEDYENYIARLNAFSNYADSHIELMRTGIAEGYVLPGIVLQGIEDAIEAHIVEDPTESLLYKPFEKYPKGIDEAEQERLTAAGSEAITNSIVPGFRSFLRFMTEEYLPATREEIAASSLPNGKAYYEYSVRSFTTLDVTPQEVHDRGLSEVKRIRAEMEEVIKESGFEGDFKAFVEFLRTDDRFYVDTPEQLMKEVSFVLKKMDGELPSLFGTLPRMSYGIKRVPDFIAPKTTTAYYRRPSGDGTKAGFYY